The Papilio machaon chromosome 25, ilPapMach1.1, whole genome shotgun sequence genome contains a region encoding:
- the LOC106720440 gene encoding glycine-rich cell wall structural protein 1.8: protein MKTFLCVLALAVASCKAGYEASEFSSSGAGDHGGYDGNSGGGHNFVPITGGGQDHTLALTQGSGHDLSGGQLSHDEGNNLGGHEAFGGHGGGSFGGQSFGGDSYLQAAHDLGSHGAGLAELGGHSGGFGGNGGGQVGHVGQFVAQGGHGGFNGGFDEHEGNSGGHGGQFDGHGGQVQTFVLQDGGHEFGDQSHGFGGSGFEGQGYDGHSQAIPVGEHVDEEHPVAVPLYKHVTYPIHKPIHVNVPKPILVGVPQPYPVKVPVNKPVAVPVETEISIPIEKVVPYPVVKHVPYPVEKHVPIKVEKTVTVHVPQPYPVKIPVYKTIHHHKGHY from the exons ATGAAGACTTTT TTATGTGTTTTGGCGTTAGCAGTTGCGTCATGCAAGGCTGGGTATGAAGCAAGCGAGTTTTCAAGCAGTGGGGCGGGAGATCACGGCGGGTACGACGGGAACTCTGGAGGAGGTCACAACTTTGTCCCTATAACTGGCGGAGGACAAGACCATACCCTTGCGCTCACCCAAGGATCGGGACACGATTTATCTGGAGGTCAATTAAGCCATGACGAAGGAAATAACCTAGGCGGCCACGAAGCTTTCGGAGGTCACGGTGGGGGATCCTTTGGTGGTCAGAGTTTTGGAGGTGATTCCTATCTACAAGCGGCACATGATCTAGGCAGTCATGGCGCTGGATTGGCTGAATTGGGAGGACATAGCGGTGGATTCGGTGGCAATGGAGGCGGGCAAGTTGGACATGTAGGCCAATTCGTTGCTCAAGGAGGCCATGGAGGTTTTAATGGCGGTTTCGATGAGCACGAAGGAAATTCGGGTGGACACGGAGGTCAATTCGACGGCCATGGCGGACAAGTTCAAACTTTCGTCCTTCAGGATGGTGGACACGAATTTGGTGATCAAAGTCACGGTTTCGGAGGTTCTGGTTTCGAAGGTCAAGGCTATGATGGTCATTCTCAAGCTATACCAGTTGGCGAGCATGTTGACGAAGAACATCCAGTAGCGGTACCTCTGTACAAACATGTCACTTACCCTATTCACAAGCCAATACATGTCAATGTGCCAAAGCCAATCTTAGTGGGGGTCCCACAGCCATACCCTGTAAAGGTACCAGTGAACAAGCCTGTGGCTGTGCCTGTTGAGACTGAAATATCGATTCCAATTGAGAAGGTTGTGCCCTACCCTGTTGTGAAGCACGTTCCTTACCCCGTCGAAAAGCACGTACCTATTAAAGTAGAGAAGACTGTCACCGTCCATGTACCTCAGCCCTACCCAGTTAAAATTCCCGTCTACAAAACGATCCATCATCATAAAGGTCACTACTAA